From Rutidosis leptorrhynchoides isolate AG116_Rl617_1_P2 chromosome 3, CSIRO_AGI_Rlap_v1, whole genome shotgun sequence, a single genomic window includes:
- the LOC139896510 gene encoding delta(7)-sterol-C5(6)-desaturase-like has translation MDDYLQLFVKETTLYNQIVLGNLLPEKLWTPLPHVVQAWLRIYIAATLLYFVSGFLWCFYIYHIKRNVYLPKDAIPSRKAMYLQIYVAMKAMPWYCALPTLSEYMVENGWTRCVSRISDIGWVTYIINLCLYLVIVEFGIYWMHRELHDIKPLYKYLHATHHIYNKQNTLSPFAGLAFHPLDGILQAVPHIFALFLVPTHFTTHIALLFLEAIWTANIHDCIHGKLWPVMGAGYHTIHHTTYRHNYGHYTVWMDWMFGTLRDPLEDEAKNI, from the exons ATGGATGATTACTTACAACTATTCGTCAAGGAGACAACCCTGTACAATCAAATAGTCCTCGGAAATTTACTGCCGGAAAAACTGTGGACCCCACTTCCACATGTCGTTCAAGCCTGGCTGCGTATCTACATTGCTGCTACACTTCTGTACTTCGTTTCCGGCTTCCTTTGGTGTTTCTACATCTATCACATTAAGCGCAATGTTTATCTTCCAAAAG ATGCTATACCATCTAGAAAAGCAATGTATTTGCAAATATATGTAGCAATGAAAGCTATGCCTTGGTATTGTGCTCTTCCTACACTCTCCGAGTACATGGTTGAAAATGGATGGACAAGGTGTGTTTCACGAATAAGCGACATCGGTTGGGTTACATACATAATCAATTTGTGTCTCTATTTAGTAATTGTCGAATTTGGCATTTATTGGATGCATAGAGAGTTACATGATATTAAACCCCTATACAAATATCTTCATGCAACTCATCATATTTACAATAAGCAAAATACCCTTTCCCCATTTGCTG GACTAGCATTCCACCCTTTAGACGGGATATTGCAAGCGGTGCCACATATATTTGCTCTGTTTCTAGTGCCTACACATTTCACGACACACATTGCGCTCTTATTCCTTGAAGCTATATGGACGGCCAACATTCATGATTGCATTCATGGGAAATTGTGGCCGGTAATGGGTGCAGGTTACCACACCATTCATCACACAACGTATCGTCACAACTATGGACATTACACAGTTTGGATGGACTGGATGTTTGGCACCCTTCGCGATCCTTTGGAAGATGAGGCCAAAAatatatga